The candidate division KSB1 bacterium genome segment CGATTACTTGCCGCACGACCTCAAAGAGAGTTTTCAGCAACACGGCTTCCGCCACATTATCCCGATTCGCTTCAAAGAGAAACTCGTCGGCACGTTGCTCATCGGCGAGAAACGTTCCGAGACGCCTTTTTACAGCGATGATCTGGCGTTTCTTGCGGCGGTGGCGAAACAGGCTTCGGTCGCCATTGAGAATGCGTTTTTGCACGAGCAGCTTTCCGAACAGGAACGTCTCAAGCACGAGCTGGCGATTGCGCGCCGCATTCAACTCGCCTCGCTGCCGCAATCCACACCGAAAGTCGATGGCCTCGACATCGCCGGCATCTCAATTCCCGCCATGGAAGTTGGCGGGGACTATTTCGATTATCTCAACGGCGTTCCCACTGCGATCACCGTCATCGTCGGCGACGTGAGCGGCAAAGGCACCTCCGCGGCGCTGTACGTGTCGAAGGTGCAAGGGATTCTGCGCTCTTTGCACGGGTTTCACCTGTCGCCGCGCGAGCTGTTCATCCGCGCCAATCAACTGCTCTGCCAGGATTTGGAAAGAAAGTCGTTCGTCACCTCGCTCGGCGCTGATTTTGATGCGACGGCGCGGCGCTTGGTGTTGGCGCGCGCCGGCCATTTGCCGCTGTTTTATTATCACGCCAAAAACCAGCGCGTTGAAAAAATCACGCCGAAAGGTTTGGGGCTGGGCTTGGATCATCACGGCGTCTTTGCAACTGAATTGGAAGAAAAGATCATTCAATACGAATCCGGCGACGTTTTTCTCTTCGTCACCGACGGCGTCACCGAAGCCCGCGGCAACGGCAGAGGAGAGTTTGGCGAAGAGAATGTCGTAAAAATTTTGGAAAGCAGCTACACTCTCGACGCGAGGCAAATTCGTGATGGCGTGATCAATGCCGTCAAGCAATTTGCCGGCGGCGAAAATCAGCATGATGATTTGACTGTTGTGGTGGTGAAAGCGACGTAATAAGTGGGTATTTTACTCTCCGCTTGATTTTGCCGCCACAATTTTTTAATTTGTTATCAGAACCGCTGCGCCTTATTTTTAAATCAGAGAAAAAACAATGAAAATGACGACATATTTCTCTGCAAGTGTCATGGGGCGTCGTCCGTATTTAAAAGCGGAGTGGATCGAAGCCGTTATCCGCTCACCCATTCACATGGAAGTGCAAGCCAATGGCCGTATTCGTTATTGGGCGTTTGTTCCGGAGCTCGGGAAATATCTTCGTGTGGTGACGGAAGCAGATGGGGAAACGGTGCACAATGCTTTTCCAGATCGGGGATTTCAACCCTAACTTTGGAGATGATAAAATGATTTTTCAATATTTTCCGGAAACCGATATGCTCTATATCAAACTGGCCGCCAAAGTGAGCGCCGAATCGGAAGAAGTTGCCCCGGGAATCGTGTTTGATTTCGATGAAAATAGTCGGGTTATTGGGATTGAGATCGAAGATGCCAGTACCCTAGTCGACCTCTCGCGTCTGGAAGTATCTGCATTGCCAATTTCCGATTTGGTATTAAGCCGAAAGGCGGTCGTTGAAGCTTAAAACCATTTTACTTTCG includes the following:
- a CDS encoding DUF2283 domain-containing protein, coding for MIFQYFPETDMLYIKLAAKVSAESEEVAPGIVFDFDENSRVIGIEIEDASTLVDLSRLEVSALPISDLVLSRKAVVEA